From the genome of Pelobacter propionicus DSM 2379, one region includes:
- the yihA gene encoding ribosome biogenesis GTP-binding protein YihA/YsxC, which translates to MEVIKAEFIKSAVKPKDYPLETLPEVAFVGRSNVGKSSLINVLANRKSLVRTSSTPGRTQLINFFDINGVLTLVDLPGYGYAKAPPDVRKQWGPMIETYLARRGNLRAVVLILDIRRIPSDGDLQMLGWLETYDIPPIFVLTKCDKLSKVERAKQTALIASAIKRDRNELLHFSALSRDGRDAVWKEVLRLTLAQEEERI; encoded by the coding sequence ATGGAGGTCATTAAGGCCGAGTTTATAAAAAGCGCAGTAAAACCTAAGGATTATCCTCTTGAAACCCTGCCGGAGGTCGCCTTTGTCGGGCGCTCCAACGTGGGCAAATCGTCGCTGATCAATGTACTGGCCAACCGCAAGTCCCTGGTGCGGACCAGTTCCACGCCGGGAAGAACGCAGCTGATCAACTTTTTTGACATCAACGGTGTTCTGACCCTGGTGGACCTGCCCGGTTACGGCTATGCCAAGGCCCCCCCCGATGTGCGCAAGCAGTGGGGTCCCATGATCGAGACCTATCTTGCCCGGCGCGGAAACCTGAGGGCCGTGGTGCTGATCCTGGACATCCGCCGCATCCCCTCGGACGGCGACCTGCAGATGCTGGGATGGCTGGAGACCTATGACATCCCGCCGATTTTCGTGCTGACCAAGTGCGACAAGCTCTCCAAGGTCGAACGTGCCAAGCAGACCGCGCTGATCGCCAGCGCCATCAAGCGAGACAGGAACGAACTGCTGCACTTTTCTGCCCTTTCCCGCGACGGGCGCGATGCCGTCTGGAAAGAGGTCCTGCGGCTGACCCTGGCGCAGGAGGAAGAACGGATTTAA
- a CDS encoding ankyrin repeat domain-containing protein produces the protein MESVNAKDRHGHTPLINAAKEGQKEFVMDLLRRGADVTATSMKGKTVLHYAAANGHTEIVQMLLEKGAGVDVRDREGHTPIMLAAIYGCNKTIQALLDGGATPSIKTSAGTTAAQYAENNSHPLAAALLKKAERAKPGNA, from the coding sequence ATGGAAAGCGTAAACGCAAAAGATCGTCATGGACACACGCCGCTGATCAATGCCGCAAAAGAGGGACAGAAGGAATTCGTCATGGATCTGCTGCGTCGCGGTGCGGACGTCACCGCCACCAGCATGAAGGGCAAGACCGTGCTGCACTATGCCGCAGCCAACGGCCACACCGAGATCGTCCAGATGCTCCTGGAGAAGGGCGCCGGCGTTGACGTGCGCGACCGTGAAGGGCATACGCCGATCATGCTGGCAGCCATCTACGGCTGCAACAAGACCATCCAGGCCCTGCTGGACGGCGGCGCCACCCCCTCCATCAAGACCTCGGCCGGCACCACGGCGGCCCAGTACGCTGAAAACAACAGCCACCCCCTGGCAGCCGCCCTGCTGAAGAAAGCCGAACGCGCAAAACCTGGCAACGCCTGA
- a CDS encoding M48 family metallopeptidase, which translates to MSRRIFAIIACLLLLSACSTVPITGRSQLNLIPGSSMLSMSLQQYDQFLKEHKLSTNQEQTQMVKRVGLKIQNAVERYFASNGLSSQLANYKWEFNLVEDKQLNAWCMPGGKVVVYTGILPVTKDETGLAVVMGHEIAHAIAEHGNERMSQGLMAQMGGVALSTALSTQPAATQQLWMAAYGLGSQYGAILPYGRLQESEADHLGLIFMAMAGYSPNEAVGFWQRMAAQKGGNTTPEFLSTHPADATRIQNIQRLIPEAMKYYRP; encoded by the coding sequence ATGTCACGCCGCATATTCGCCATCATCGCCTGCCTGCTCTTGCTGAGCGCCTGCAGCACGGTACCGATCACCGGCAGATCCCAACTCAACCTGATCCCCGGCTCTTCCATGCTCTCCATGAGCCTGCAGCAGTACGACCAGTTCCTGAAAGAGCACAAGCTGAGCACCAACCAGGAGCAGACCCAGATGGTAAAACGGGTCGGGCTGAAAATACAGAATGCCGTCGAACGCTACTTCGCCTCCAACGGCCTCAGCAGCCAGCTGGCCAACTACAAGTGGGAGTTCAACCTGGTGGAGGACAAACAGCTCAATGCCTGGTGCATGCCGGGGGGCAAGGTGGTGGTCTACACCGGCATCCTGCCGGTGACCAAGGATGAAACCGGCCTGGCGGTGGTCATGGGGCATGAGATAGCCCACGCCATTGCCGAGCATGGCAACGAGCGCATGAGCCAGGGGCTGATGGCCCAGATGGGTGGTGTGGCCCTCTCCACGGCCCTGTCGACCCAACCGGCAGCGACGCAGCAACTCTGGATGGCAGCCTACGGCTTGGGTTCGCAGTACGGGGCGATCCTCCCCTACGGCCGCCTGCAGGAAAGCGAGGCCGATCACCTGGGGCTGATCTTCATGGCCATGGCCGGCTACTCCCCAAACGAAGCGGTGGGATTCTGGCAGCGCATGGCGGCCCAGAAGGGGGGAAATACGACACCGGAGTTTCTCAGCACCCACCCTGCGGACGCGACCCGCATCCAGAACATCCAGCGCCTGATACCCGAGGCGATGAAGTACTATCGACCCTGA
- a CDS encoding 1,4-dihydroxy-6-naphthoate synthase — protein sequence MNGQRTLSLGFSPCPNDTFMFYPLVHGLVDTSGISYRERLEDVETLNRLALAGALDVSKVSYHALGHIRDDYALLRAGSALGRGCGPLLVASRSIDPCDLGSQTIAVPGRYTTALLLLRLFNPGLTNFLVMPFNEIMDAVLRGDADAGLIIHESRFTYQGYGLRKLVDLGEWWEGETGLPIPLGGIVARRSLGGATIAAVERALADGVAFARSHPEQAARYIGEHAQEMSREVCAAHIQLYVNDFSVDLGDEGVRAIHCLMERGERAGIIPVSGAPLFCGEQHP from the coding sequence ATGAACGGACAACGTACCCTTTCGCTCGGCTTTTCACCCTGCCCCAATGACACCTTCATGTTCTATCCGCTGGTACACGGTCTGGTGGATACCTCTGGTATCTCCTATCGCGAGCGTCTGGAGGATGTGGAGACCCTCAACCGGTTGGCCTTGGCCGGCGCGTTGGATGTGAGCAAGGTCTCCTACCATGCCCTGGGGCATATCCGCGATGACTATGCACTGCTGCGCGCTGGCAGCGCCCTGGGGCGCGGTTGCGGGCCACTGCTGGTGGCGTCGCGGAGCATCGATCCCTGCGACCTGGGCTCCCAGACCATCGCCGTGCCGGGTCGCTATACCACCGCCCTGCTACTGCTGCGCCTGTTCAATCCGGGGCTCACGAACTTCCTGGTGATGCCTTTCAACGAGATCATGGACGCGGTGTTGCGGGGAGATGCGGATGCCGGGCTGATCATCCACGAATCCCGCTTCACCTACCAGGGGTATGGCCTGCGCAAGCTGGTGGACCTGGGAGAGTGGTGGGAGGGGGAGACCGGACTGCCGATCCCCTTGGGGGGGATCGTTGCCCGCCGTTCCCTGGGGGGGGCGACCATCGCGGCGGTGGAGCGCGCCCTGGCAGACGGCGTGGCATTTGCCCGCTCACACCCGGAGCAGGCGGCCCGCTACATCGGCGAGCATGCCCAGGAGATGAGCAGGGAGGTCTGCGCCGCCCACATCCAACTTTACGTCAATGACTTCTCAGTCGACCTGGGGGACGAGGGGGTGCGGGCCATCCACTGCCTGATGGAGCGGGGAGAGCGGGCAGGCATCATACCGGTGTCCGGGGCGCCGCTTTTTTGTGGAGAGCAGCACCCCTGA
- a CDS encoding SulP family inorganic anion transporter, with product MSLNAPETVATLIRSVRTVNVRRWLPGVAVLRRYDRHLLTRDLAAGVVLAALMAPVGIGYAEAAGLPLICGLYATIVPMVAYALLGPSRILVLGPDSALAALVGATVIPLAAGDAGRAALLAALLALMSGVLCVLAGIARFGFITDLLSKPIRYGYMNGIALTLMLGQLPKILGFSVKGDSFLSLAAGLTRGVRDRMVNPTACLVGLACLGIMFGAKRWSPRFPGVLAALIAATLAVTLLPLAQVAVVGALPQGLPAFRIPVSSPAEWISLCAGALAIALVSIAEMSVLSRIYALRGGYYVDDNQELVALGFANLACGLFQGFPVSCSASRTPVAESAGARTQMTGVVGALLIALLLLFTPGLMRQLPTAALGAVVIFACSSMVEVSAVRRLYGVRRGEFYLSLVCFLGVVFLGVIQGIFIAVGMALLAFIWRAWRPYCAVLGRIDGMKGYHDITRHPEARQIPGLVLFRWDAPLFFANAEIFREQALRAVSCAPTPTRWIVVAAEPVTDIDITAADVLAELDDELERSGIELCFAQMKGPVKDHLKRYGLFTQLGTKNFFPTIGQAVDRYVDTFHVDWIDWEDVDLPVA from the coding sequence ATGTCCCTGAACGCTCCGGAGACGGTCGCCACCCTGATCCGTAGCGTCCGTACGGTCAACGTGCGTCGCTGGCTGCCGGGAGTGGCCGTGCTGCGGCGCTACGACCGGCACCTGCTTACGCGCGATCTGGCGGCGGGGGTGGTGCTGGCGGCACTGATGGCGCCGGTGGGAATCGGCTATGCCGAAGCAGCCGGCCTGCCTCTTATCTGCGGCCTGTACGCCACCATCGTGCCGATGGTGGCGTACGCACTCTTGGGGCCGAGCCGCATCCTGGTGCTGGGGCCGGATTCGGCACTTGCGGCGCTGGTGGGCGCCACGGTCATCCCCCTGGCAGCGGGTGACGCCGGTCGCGCCGCGCTCCTTGCCGCGCTCTTGGCCCTCATGTCCGGCGTTCTCTGCGTCCTGGCCGGCATCGCCCGCTTCGGGTTCATAACCGACCTGCTCTCCAAGCCGATCCGCTACGGATACATGAACGGTATCGCCCTGACCCTGATGCTGGGGCAGCTCCCCAAGATCCTCGGTTTTTCGGTCAAGGGGGACAGTTTCCTGAGTCTGGCCGCCGGCCTTACGCGTGGGGTGCGGGACAGGATGGTCAACCCCACCGCCTGTCTGGTTGGCCTCGCCTGCCTGGGGATCATGTTCGGCGCTAAGCGCTGGTCCCCGCGCTTTCCCGGGGTCCTGGCAGCCCTGATCGCCGCCACCCTGGCCGTGACGCTGCTTCCCCTGGCGCAGGTGGCGGTGGTGGGGGCCCTGCCCCAGGGGCTGCCGGCATTCCGCATTCCGGTATCCAGCCCCGCGGAATGGATTTCCCTCTGTGCCGGCGCCCTGGCTATCGCTTTGGTCAGCATCGCCGAGATGAGCGTGCTGTCGCGCATCTACGCCCTGCGCGGCGGCTATTACGTGGATGACAACCAGGAACTGGTCGCCCTTGGCTTTGCCAACCTGGCCTGCGGCCTCTTCCAGGGCTTTCCGGTGAGCTGCAGCGCCTCCCGCACACCGGTGGCGGAATCGGCCGGCGCCAGGACCCAGATGACCGGCGTGGTGGGCGCGCTGCTCATCGCCCTGCTGCTGCTCTTCACTCCCGGTCTGATGCGACAGCTCCCCACGGCGGCCCTGGGGGCGGTGGTTATCTTCGCCTGTAGTTCCATGGTTGAGGTCTCCGCGGTCAGACGGCTGTACGGAGTGCGGCGGGGAGAGTTCTACCTCTCCCTGGTCTGTTTCCTGGGGGTGGTCTTTCTGGGGGTCATCCAGGGGATCTTCATCGCCGTGGGCATGGCGCTTCTGGCTTTCATCTGGCGTGCCTGGCGTCCCTACTGCGCCGTCCTGGGGCGCATCGATGGCATGAAAGGGTACCACGACATAACCCGCCACCCCGAGGCGCGGCAGATTCCGGGGCTGGTGCTCTTCCGCTGGGATGCCCCCCTGTTCTTCGCCAACGCCGAGATATTCCGCGAGCAGGCGCTCAGGGCGGTCTCCTGTGCCCCCACGCCCACCAGGTGGATTGTGGTGGCGGCCGAGCCGGTTACCGATATTGATATCACGGCCGCCGACGTGCTGGCCGAACTGGATGACGAACTGGAGCGTTCAGGCATCGAGCTCTGCTTTGCCCAGATGAAGGGGCCGGTCAAGGACCATCTCAAACGCTATGGCCTGTTTACCCAGCTGGGAACGAAAAATTTCTTTCCCACCATCGGGCAGGCCGTGGACCGCTATGTGGACACATTCCACGTGGACTGGATCGACTGGGAGGATGTGGATCTGCCGGTTGCCTGA
- a CDS encoding aminopeptidase — protein sequence MNSLEGAFRSLFEINMGMRPYCSAEAGEWERVLVFSDTIRDDETLADIDRDRRLCLNATARAAAEFAGSCWGNACFVEFPATSASGVEPPETLWRATFGEAAVDELVRAGLLEKLLAKQATDDDLSRARRIVLDLRQDAADVIIAMSNNSTSHTRYRALANDTGARFASLPHFDPDMFHGSMTVDWQALAARTARLAQAVNRADWLLVRTPNGTDMRISKRGRNAEGDDGLLIAPGSFGNLPAGEVYLAPLEGESSGVMVIEWGPTRKLEQPLCCTVERGVVIAMEGDEQQRGMLEARFAENATCRNIAELGIGTNDRASRPDNVLEAEKILGTIHIALGDNTGFGGTVSAPFHEDYVFYRPTLTAVMADGSEMVIIDDGNLLV from the coding sequence ATGAACAGTCTTGAGGGAGCATTCAGGTCACTCTTCGAAATCAACATGGGTATGCGCCCCTACTGTTCTGCCGAGGCCGGGGAATGGGAGCGGGTGCTGGTCTTTAGCGACACCATCCGCGATGATGAAACGCTGGCCGACATCGACCGCGACCGCCGGCTGTGTCTGAACGCCACTGCCCGTGCTGCCGCCGAATTCGCCGGGAGCTGCTGGGGCAACGCCTGTTTCGTGGAGTTTCCGGCCACCTCTGCGTCGGGGGTCGAGCCGCCCGAGACGCTCTGGCGGGCCACCTTCGGCGAAGCTGCGGTGGACGAACTGGTCCGGGCCGGACTGCTGGAGAAGCTGCTGGCTAAGCAGGCCACGGACGATGACCTCTCCCGTGCCAGGCGGATCGTGCTGGACCTTCGGCAGGATGCGGCCGATGTCATCATCGCCATGAGCAACAACTCAACCAGCCACACCCGCTACCGGGCCCTGGCCAACGATACCGGCGCCCGCTTCGCCAGTCTGCCGCATTTCGACCCGGACATGTTCCACGGCTCCATGACCGTTGACTGGCAGGCCCTGGCGGCCCGCACGGCCCGCTTGGCGCAGGCGGTCAACCGGGCCGACTGGCTACTGGTCCGCACGCCCAACGGCACGGACATGCGCATAAGCAAGCGGGGACGCAACGCCGAGGGGGACGACGGCCTGCTGATCGCTCCGGGGAGTTTCGGAAACCTGCCTGCCGGAGAGGTCTACCTGGCGCCGTTGGAGGGGGAGAGCAGTGGCGTGATGGTGATCGAGTGGGGGCCGACCCGCAAGCTGGAGCAGCCACTGTGTTGTACCGTTGAACGGGGGGTGGTGATTGCCATGGAGGGGGACGAGCAGCAGAGGGGGATGCTGGAGGCCAGGTTCGCCGAGAACGCCACCTGCCGCAACATCGCCGAATTGGGCATCGGCACCAATGACCGGGCCAGTCGCCCCGACAACGTGCTGGAGGCGGAGAAGATACTGGGCACGATCCACATCGCCCTGGGGGACAACACCGGCTTTGGCGGTACGGTCAGCGCCCCCTTTCATGAGGACTACGTCTTCTATCGCCCCACCCTGACGGCAGTGATGGCCGATGGCAGCGAGATGGTGATCATCGATGACGGAAACCTGCTGGTCTAG
- a CDS encoding radical SAM protein yields MSRRAKTRRVDPLAEERTLCQSSRERALLKMCVVYPNHYRTAMSSLGFQTVYRLLTTTPGIHCERAFLPERDDLEEQRRSGLPLLSLEGRRPLSDFDLIAFSTSFEPDYVNLPLMLDLARIPLYSHQRDESLPLVMAGGAALFLNPEPVADFLDLVCIGEGEEILPSLVSTLMAPTSSDRRELLTALSRLPGIYVPRFHHPRYESGRLAGFEHDPGSAGFIPRVSAELERHPPAQTVILTENTEFGDMFLVEVSRGCPHGCRFCGAGFIYGRFRQQPYQALVDAIERGLEHRGKIGLVGAAVSDYRDIGRLCRHVVERGAKVSVSSLRIDRTDPDMLDALVASGHKTISLAPEGGSQRLRDLIRKNLTEEQILDACERIIARDILNLRLYFIIGLPTETESDLEELVRLVTTIRQRVLERGRANRRLGTITLSINPFIPKPFTPFQWCGMEALPSLEAKVKYLEQSLRGMANLQLKVESLKGCYLQALLSRGDRRCSALLELMARGASLKKAARDCAMDTDELVRRAIPLDEPLPWDLIGSADKEQLRKDFQLAFGTNEDRTA; encoded by the coding sequence ATGAGCAGGAGGGCAAAAACCAGGCGGGTCGACCCGCTGGCGGAGGAGCGCACTCTCTGCCAGAGCAGCCGCGAGCGCGCCCTTTTGAAGATGTGCGTCGTCTACCCCAACCACTACCGGACCGCCATGAGCAGCCTGGGATTCCAGACCGTGTACCGCCTGCTGACCACCACGCCCGGCATCCACTGCGAACGAGCCTTCCTGCCGGAACGGGACGACCTTGAGGAGCAGCGCCGCAGCGGCCTGCCACTGCTCTCCCTGGAGGGGAGGCGCCCCCTGTCCGATTTCGACCTGATCGCTTTTTCCACCTCCTTCGAGCCGGACTACGTCAACCTGCCGCTCATGCTCGACCTTGCCCGCATCCCGCTCTACAGCCACCAGCGGGACGAATCCCTCCCCCTGGTCATGGCGGGAGGGGCGGCCCTGTTCCTCAACCCGGAGCCGGTGGCTGATTTTCTGGACCTGGTCTGCATCGGCGAGGGGGAGGAGATCCTCCCCTCCCTGGTTTCGACACTCATGGCGCCCACCAGTTCCGATCGCCGGGAGCTGTTGACAGCCCTCTCGCGGCTGCCCGGCATCTACGTCCCCCGCTTCCATCACCCGCGCTACGAGTCGGGCAGGCTGGCCGGCTTCGAGCACGATCCGGGCAGTGCCGGCTTCATCCCCCGAGTCAGCGCGGAACTGGAGCGCCACCCACCGGCGCAGACGGTGATCCTGACGGAGAACACCGAGTTCGGCGACATGTTTCTGGTGGAGGTGAGCCGCGGCTGCCCCCACGGCTGCCGTTTCTGCGGCGCCGGATTCATTTACGGCCGCTTCCGCCAGCAGCCCTACCAGGCCCTCGTGGACGCCATCGAGCGGGGCCTGGAGCACCGCGGGAAGATCGGCCTGGTGGGTGCGGCGGTCTCCGACTACCGCGACATCGGACGCCTCTGCCGCCATGTCGTGGAACGGGGCGCCAAGGTGTCGGTCTCCTCCCTGCGCATAGACCGGACCGACCCGGACATGCTGGACGCCCTGGTGGCATCCGGCCACAAGACCATCTCCCTGGCCCCCGAGGGAGGCTCCCAGCGATTGCGCGACCTGATCCGCAAGAATTTGACCGAGGAACAGATCCTGGATGCCTGCGAGCGGATCATCGCCCGCGACATCCTCAACCTGCGGCTCTACTTCATCATCGGCCTCCCCACGGAGACGGAAAGCGACCTGGAGGAACTGGTTCGCCTGGTCACGACCATCCGCCAGCGGGTGCTGGAACGGGGCCGGGCCAACCGCAGGCTGGGCACGATCACCCTCTCCATCAACCCCTTCATTCCCAAGCCGTTCACCCCCTTCCAGTGGTGCGGCATGGAAGCGCTCCCCTCACTGGAGGCCAAGGTGAAGTACCTGGAGCAGAGCCTGCGCGGTATGGCCAACCTGCAGCTCAAGGTGGAGAGCCTGAAGGGGTGCTACCTCCAGGCCCTGCTTTCCCGGGGGGACCGGCGCTGTTCGGCCCTTCTGGAGTTGATGGCCAGGGGGGCCAGCCTGAAGAAGGCAGCCAGGGACTGTGCCATGGACACGGACGAACTGGTCCGACGCGCCATCCCGCTGGACGAACCGCTTCCCTGGGACCTGATCGGCAGCGCCGACAAGGAGCAGCTCAGGAAAGATTTTCAGTTGGCCTTCGGGACTAATGAAGATCGGACTGCCTGA
- the ftsZ gene encoding cell division protein FtsZ has product MFEYDETIEQGAVIKVVGVGGGGGNAVNTMIASTLEKVDFVVANTDAQSLRISKAPVKIQLGRELTKGLGAGSKPEVGMNAAQEDRDTLQETMKGADLVFIAAGMGGGTGTGAAPVIAEVARESGALTVGVVTKPFTYEGKARMDQADRGINELKKHVDSLIIIPNDRLISMASKNMSLFDAFKPSDDVLRQAVQGISELITSTGLMNLDFADVETVMSVRGMAMMGIGTGTGENRAADAVNCAISSPLLEDNDISGAKGVLVNITGSDQMTMDDYNTVNRIVHEKVHPEANIKIGVVRDDNLGETIKVTVIATGFGDRFDAEAGRDLRKSAMPLMEKATPAKNILDIPTYKRDRQQTEGVSRIRPQVNLAPYSEENEDQYDIPTFLRKSVD; this is encoded by the coding sequence ATGTTCGAGTATGATGAAACCATAGAGCAGGGCGCAGTCATAAAAGTTGTCGGTGTGGGCGGAGGTGGCGGAAATGCCGTGAACACCATGATCGCCAGTACACTGGAGAAGGTGGATTTTGTCGTTGCCAATACCGATGCGCAGTCCCTGCGTATCTCCAAGGCGCCGGTCAAGATCCAGCTTGGTCGCGAACTGACCAAGGGGCTTGGCGCGGGCTCCAAGCCGGAAGTGGGGATGAATGCGGCCCAGGAAGATCGCGATACGCTGCAGGAAACCATGAAGGGTGCCGACTTGGTCTTCATCGCCGCCGGCATGGGCGGAGGCACCGGAACCGGCGCGGCTCCGGTTATCGCCGAGGTGGCCCGCGAGTCCGGCGCCCTGACCGTAGGGGTGGTCACAAAGCCGTTCACCTATGAGGGCAAGGCACGCATGGACCAGGCCGATCGGGGCATCAACGAACTGAAGAAACACGTTGACTCACTGATCATCATCCCCAACGACCGTCTGATCAGCATGGCCAGCAAGAACATGTCGCTGTTCGACGCCTTCAAGCCGTCCGACGACGTGCTCCGCCAGGCCGTGCAAGGCATATCCGAGCTGATTACCTCCACCGGCCTGATGAACCTGGACTTCGCCGACGTGGAGACCGTCATGAGCGTGCGCGGCATGGCCATGATGGGCATCGGCACCGGTACCGGCGAGAACCGCGCTGCCGACGCAGTCAACTGCGCCATCTCCAGCCCGCTCTTGGAGGACAACGACATCTCCGGCGCCAAGGGTGTGCTGGTGAATATCACCGGCTCGGACCAGATGACCATGGACGACTACAATACGGTTAACCGCATCGTTCACGAGAAGGTGCATCCCGAGGCCAACATAAAGATCGGTGTCGTCAGGGACGACAACCTGGGCGAGACCATCAAGGTGACGGTCATCGCCACCGGGTTCGGCGACCGCTTCGACGCCGAGGCCGGTCGTGACCTGCGCAAGAGCGCCATGCCGTTGATGGAAAAGGCAACCCCCGCCAAGAACATCCTGGATATCCCTACCTACAAGCGCGACCGTCAGCAGACGGAAGGGGTCAGCCGCATCCGTCCCCAGGTCAACCTTGCCCCCTATTCCGAAGAGAACGAAGACCAGTACGACATCCCCACCTTCCTGAGGAAGTCCGTCGACTGA
- the ftsA gene encoding cell division protein FtsA produces the protein MSATRRDNLIVGLDIGTTKICAIVGNVTEDGIDIVGIGTSPSSGLRRGVVINIESTVGAIRKAINEAELMAGCEIKSVYAGIAGGHIRGTNSQGVIAIKNREVNQEDIRRVIDAAKAIAIPMDREVIHILPQEFIIDEQDGIREPLGMSGVRLEAKVHIVTGAVASAQNIVKSCNRTGLDVADIVLEQLASSEAVLSADEKELGVCLVDIGGGTTDIAIFADGAIKYTSVLSLGGNHLTNDIAVGLRTPMAEAEKIKQKYGCCLSSLVGKDDKIEVPSVGGRKPRELSRNVLCEILGPRVEEIFSLVNREIIKSGLEDSIASGVVITGGTSILEGMPELAEQIFNLPVRRGVPQRIGGLIDVVNSPVYATGVGLVVYGSRNSGAREFPSVKPENKLFGSVLGRMKSWFGEFF, from the coding sequence ATGTCAGCAACGCGAAGAGACAATCTTATAGTCGGACTTGATATCGGCACAACCAAGATCTGCGCAATCGTTGGTAACGTAACCGAGGACGGCATCGACATCGTCGGCATCGGAACCAGTCCTTCCAGCGGCCTGCGCCGGGGAGTGGTGATCAACATCGAGAGCACCGTAGGCGCCATACGCAAGGCGATCAATGAGGCCGAGCTGATGGCGGGATGCGAGATCAAGTCGGTCTATGCCGGCATCGCCGGCGGCCATATACGGGGAACCAACTCCCAGGGGGTCATCGCCATCAAAAATCGCGAGGTCAACCAGGAGGATATCCGCCGGGTGATCGACGCGGCCAAGGCAATCGCCATCCCCATGGACCGCGAGGTGATCCATATCCTGCCCCAGGAGTTCATCATCGACGAGCAGGACGGCATCCGCGAGCCTTTGGGCATGAGCGGCGTGCGGCTGGAGGCCAAGGTGCACATCGTCACCGGCGCCGTTGCCAGCGCCCAGAATATCGTCAAGTCCTGCAACCGCACCGGCCTGGACGTGGCAGACATCGTGCTTGAACAGCTGGCCTCTTCCGAGGCGGTGCTGTCGGCCGATGAAAAAGAGCTGGGAGTCTGCCTGGTGGATATCGGCGGCGGCACCACCGACATCGCCATCTTCGCCGACGGGGCTATCAAGTACACCTCGGTGCTCTCCCTGGGGGGTAACCACCTGACCAACGATATCGCCGTCGGCCTGCGCACCCCCATGGCCGAGGCCGAGAAGATCAAGCAGAAATACGGCTGCTGCCTGTCCAGTCTGGTGGGCAAGGATGACAAGATCGAGGTGCCCAGCGTGGGCGGCCGTAAGCCGCGGGAACTGTCCCGCAACGTGCTCTGCGAGATCCTGGGACCCCGGGTGGAGGAGATCTTCTCCCTGGTCAACCGCGAGATCATCAAGTCCGGCCTGGAGGACTCCATCGCCTCCGGCGTGGTCATCACCGGCGGAACCAGCATCCTGGAGGGAATGCCGGAGCTGGCCGAGCAGATTTTCAATCTGCCGGTGCGGCGCGGCGTGCCCCAGCGCATCGGCGGCCTGATCGACGTGGTCAACTCTCCGGTGTACGCCACCGGCGTCGGCCTGGTGGTCTATGGCAGCCGCAATTCGGGCGCCCGGGAGTTCCCCAGCGTCAAGCCGGAGAACAAGCTGTTCGGTTCCGTGCTGGGCAGGATGAAGTCCTGGTTCGGTGAATTCTTCTAG
- a CDS encoding cell division protein FtsQ/DivIB: protein MRDYASPRYQRKQSSSNRAKKQRKPLNLKKYLRPLGAAFLGLAGVALVCGALFMGYHAITSLTLFRLKEIRISPTKRLTRQEIMAVADVEPGRDLLRLNLKKMGEQLAQNPWVETVRIRRFYPDGLSITISEREPLAVVNMGYLYYLDKNGTVFKTLSKGDRLDYPVVTGFSEEDLDNDPAGMKEALKATCELLTLLRQKCGFILADVSEIHYDKGYGFTLFTASGSLPVKVGTADFAAKLGRLSRIYRNLMEQQQLIQYIDLDYNDKIIVKKI, encoded by the coding sequence ATGCGGGATTATGCCTCCCCACGATACCAGCGCAAACAGTCATCCTCCAACCGGGCCAAGAAGCAGCGCAAGCCGCTGAACCTGAAAAAATACCTGCGCCCGCTGGGAGCGGCGTTCCTCGGCCTGGCAGGTGTTGCGCTGGTGTGCGGTGCGCTGTTCATGGGCTATCATGCCATAACTTCGCTGACCCTGTTCCGCCTGAAGGAGATCAGGATATCTCCCACTAAGCGGTTGACCCGCCAGGAGATCATGGCCGTCGCCGATGTGGAGCCGGGGCGGGACCTCTTGCGCCTGAACCTGAAGAAGATGGGCGAACAGCTGGCCCAGAACCCCTGGGTGGAGACGGTGCGCATCCGCCGCTTCTACCCGGACGGCCTCTCCATCACCATCAGCGAGCGCGAGCCGCTGGCGGTGGTCAACATGGGCTACCTCTACTATCTGGACAAAAACGGCACCGTCTTCAAGACCTTGAGCAAGGGGGACCGCCTGGACTACCCTGTGGTGACCGGTTTCAGCGAAGAGGACCTGGACAACGATCCGGCCGGCATGAAGGAGGCGCTGAAGGCGACCTGCGAACTGCTGACCCTTCTGCGCCAGAAATGCGGCTTTATCCTTGCCGACGTATCGGAGATCCATTACGACAAGGGGTACGGTTTTACCCTGTTCACCGCATCGGGATCGCTTCCGGTCAAGGTGGGGACGGCCGATTTCGCCGCCAAACTGGGGCGCCTCTCGCGCATCTATCGCAATCTCATGGAGCAGCAGCAGTTGATCCAGTACATCGACCTGGATTACAACGATAAAATCATAGTCAAGAAGATCTGA